A region of the Cyanobium usitatum str. Tous genome:
GCCGGGTCATACCCATCCCTCAGGCGCTGCAACTGGAATCCTTCCTGGACTGGGTGGAGGGCCAATCAGATGGGTTGCTATTCCCAGAACCCACACCACCAGCGGCAGACCCCAGGCTCAGCCACTACGCCTCAGTCCGATTGGGGAAGTTGATTCGGAAGCAGGCACTCATTACTGACCCCACAGCGGTGTTCCATTCGGCCCGGCATTTCACCGCTCAACAACTCGTCGATGCTGGCTGCGAACAGCGCATGATCGAGCAAGTACTGGGGCATGGGTCAAAGTCCATGACCGCCAGATACAGCAGAGCAGGCATTCCTATCCCTCAGATGCTGACCGCAATGGAACAACGCGATTGGAGCTGGTGGCCAGATCTGCATGCAGGTTGCTGATGGCCCGGCCAACTGGCTGACCATTGCTCCCAACGCCCGCCAGATGGCCTTGAAGGAAGGGATGATCGACCCGCAGTATGTCGAGGAGGGCCCTGACGGCAGCGTTCATGTTGCTTTGGATGAGCCGGTGCTGGAGCAGGAGATCAACGGCTTTACCTACGCCTGGCTGAACGAAGAGTGGGTGGTCCTGATCCCTGACGACGCCATGCCGCTACCGCTCACGCCTGAGCAGGCCGAATTGCTGCGCAGCCTTGAGCCAGGGAGCTGATCAGCAGCACCGCTCAGCTCGCCTCAATGCCGTCGAGGAACACCCGTCCCCTCTGGCTGAGCAGTGCCAGATACCGCCGGCCCTCACGAGGATCACGCTCCACTGCGACCAGACCGAAGCCCG
Encoded here:
- a CDS encoding tyrosine-type recombinase/integrase, whose protein sequence is MAGRSIRNSSGTSRKRRPFTLEEAATLIRISRHQQGRPLDRWALPLGLALGCRLEELAGIRKEDIALVDGIPVVNIHPSEERRLKNDSSCRVIPIPQALQLESFLDWVEGQSDGLLFPEPTPPAADPRLSHYASVRLGKLIRKQALITDPTAVFHSARHFTAQQLVDAGCEQRMIEQVLGHGSKSMTARYSRAGIPIPQMLTAMEQRDWSWWPDLHAGC